From the Tachyglossus aculeatus isolate mTacAcu1 chromosome 21, mTacAcu1.pri, whole genome shotgun sequence genome, one window contains:
- the BHLHA15 gene encoding class A basic helix-loop-helix protein 15 isoform X1: MKTKNKPTKHRTSVDKETLHGEPTPSKQELTKRLRNRDRRKGEKAGDGSKLVTSRKKPSPSRRESSNLRRLESNERERQRMHKLNNAFQALREVIPHVRTEKKLSKIETLTLAKNYIKSLTSTILNMSNGCLPRLEGEGAAAHESKFYQHYQQQRGEEESDGHLKKYSTQIHSFREGFPARLPASHTQVAKAFSDPPRPVPGKHGADPSQALEQPDPLARSQPSESVCPNSAEGARCHVAAGRECLPQAPQLLTD; this comes from the exons ATGAAGACCAAAAACAAACCCACGAAGCACAGGACTTCAGTGGACAAAGAGACGCTTCATGGCGAGCCAACACCCAGCAAGCAGGAACTGACAAAACGTTTGAGAAAcagggacaggaggaagggggagaaagcaggagatGGCAGCAAGTTAGTCACCTCCAGAAAAAAGCCCTCCCCAAGCAGGCGGGAGTCCAGCAACCTGAGGAGGCTGGAGAGCAATGAGAGGGAACGCCAGCGGATGCACAAGCTCAACAACGCCTTCCAGGCCTTGAGGGAGGTCATACCCCACGTCCGGACAGAGAAGAAACTCTCCAAGATCGAGACACTCACCCTGGCCAAGAACTACATCAAATCGTTGACCTCCACCATCCTGAATATGTCCAACGGCTGCCTGCCTCGTCTGGAAGGGGAAGGTGCGGCCGCCCACGAGTCCAAGTTCTACCAGCACTACCAACAGCAACGAGGCGAGGAGGAGAGCGACGGACACCTAAAGAAATACTCCACGCAGATCCACAGCTTCCGAGAAG GTTTCCCTGCCCGCCTCCCAGCTTCCCACACCCAAGTGGCGAAAGCGTTCTCTGATCCCCCGCGGCCCGTTCCTGGAAAACACGGAGCAGATCCCAGCCAGGCCCTGGAGCAGCCTGACCCTCTTGCTCGATCCCAGCCGTCAGAGAGCGTTTGTCCCAACTCGGCTGAGGGAGCGCGATGCCACGTGGCCGCTGGCCGAGAATGCCTTCCCCAGGCCCCGCAGCTGCTCACTGACTGA
- the BHLHA15 gene encoding class A basic helix-loop-helix protein 15 isoform X2, with amino-acid sequence MKTKNKPTKHRTSVDKETLHGEPTPSKQELTKRLRNRDRRKGEKAGDGSKLVTSRKKPSPSRRESSNLRRLESNERERQRMHKLNNAFQALREVIPHVRTEKKLSKIETLTLAKNYIKSLTSTILNMSNGCLPRLEGEGAAAHESKFYQHYQQQRGEEESDGHLKKYSTQIHSFREGSRFPCPPPSFPHPSGESVL; translated from the exons ATGAAGACCAAAAACAAACCCACGAAGCACAGGACTTCAGTGGACAAAGAGACGCTTCATGGCGAGCCAACACCCAGCAAGCAGGAACTGACAAAACGTTTGAGAAAcagggacaggaggaagggggagaaagcaggagatGGCAGCAAGTTAGTCACCTCCAGAAAAAAGCCCTCCCCAAGCAGGCGGGAGTCCAGCAACCTGAGGAGGCTGGAGAGCAATGAGAGGGAACGCCAGCGGATGCACAAGCTCAACAACGCCTTCCAGGCCTTGAGGGAGGTCATACCCCACGTCCGGACAGAGAAGAAACTCTCCAAGATCGAGACACTCACCCTGGCCAAGAACTACATCAAATCGTTGACCTCCACCATCCTGAATATGTCCAACGGCTGCCTGCCTCGTCTGGAAGGGGAAGGTGCGGCCGCCCACGAGTCCAAGTTCTACCAGCACTACCAACAGCAACGAGGCGAGGAGGAGAGCGACGGACACCTAAAGAAATACTCCACGCAGATCCACAGCTTCCGAGAAGGTAGTAG GTTTCCCTGCCCGCCTCCCAGCTTCCCACACCCAAGTGGCGAAAGCGTTCTCTGA